The Plasmodium yoelii strain 17X genome assembly, chromosome: 8 genome includes a region encoding these proteins:
- a CDS encoding PIR protein, producing MYHRMCGRFSTLRNFLPDELGKTTNLKFHDNGKIKNYCPNQNCNTDLDKINAACLWLLKQTIVNNIDSLTNEELKAFIIYIMIWLSYMLNLKNVNNINYLKDFYEKHIKNNSHYTKCNESGDDCSDSLKDKLGYDNFKEFIKENECIMSISIIEMSKYYDAFKLLCEIYAGGNTDKSSCTKNLKTAQEFAKKYKELSDGSSITENSSCSQIFLTLSNDYNSLKKKCNELGCNEFPPLPEKTTIQGHVQSSKDKSVEKSEENSVQGFGATLSNSSITNKLIPVLSIFAAIPIFLGIAYKYSLFGFRKRDQKQHLREKIKK from the exons aTGTATCATCGCAtg tgtggaAGATTTAGTACATTGAGAAACTTTTTGCCCGATGAATTAGGCAAAACtacaaatttaaaatttcatGATAATGGAAagattaaaaattattgccCTAATCAGAACTGCAATACTGATctcgataaaataaatgctgCATGTCTATGGTTGCTCAAGCAAACtattgttaataatattgatagTTTAACTAATGAAGAGCTTAAAgcgtttattatatatattatgatatggttaagttatatgttaaatcTAAAGAATGTTAATAACATCAACTACCTAAAAGATTTTTATGAAAAGCATATAAAGAATAACAGTCATTATACTAAATGTAATGAATCAGGTGATGATTGTAGTGATTCATTAAAAGATAAACTGGgatatgataattttaaggagttcataaaagaaaatgaatgtATTATGAGTATTAGTATTATAGAAATGTCTAAAtattatgatgcatttaaattattatgtgaaaTTTATGCTGGAGGTAATACAGACAAATCAAGTTGCACGAAAAATTTGAAAACTGCTCAAGAAtttgctaaaaaatataaagagcTTAGTGACGGTTCTAGTATTACTGAAAACAGTTCATGTAGTCAAATATTTCTtactttatcaaatgattataatagtttaaaaaaaaaatgtaatgaaCTTGGATGTAACGAGTTTCCACCCCTTCCAGAGAAAACAACAATACAAGGCCATGTACAAAGTTCTAAAGATAAGTCTGTAGAAAAATCTGAAGAGAATTCTGTACAAGGCTTTGGAGCTACATTATCAAATTCGTCGAtaacaaacaaattaattccagttttatcgatatttgctgcaataccaattttcttgggaattgcttataag tattcgttatttggatttcgaaAACGAGATCAAAAgcaacatttaagagaaaaaataaaaaaataa
- a CDS encoding PIR protein: MDHRMCGRFSTLRNFLPDELNKNTSFQFHNNGNIKNYCPNGDSGEKECKTELDKINAACLWLLEQTIVNRINDLSKDQPNVFIIYIMIWLSHMLKLKNVNGINNLKDFYTNYIENNTHYTNCKKGDNDCSSSLKDKFGYNNFKEFIKENECFMSISITEMSKYYNAFKLLCEMYTEGNTDESSCTKSLEHAKEFVEKYKELSEDSSIAENSSCSQILSSLSTDYNNLKKKCNELGCNDFPLLQEIKTTQDHVKSSKDNSEQIYGQSSEATSSSSSITNKLIPVLSTFAAIPIFLGIFYKYSLFGFRKRPQKQHLREKLKK; encoded by the exons atgGATCATCGCAtg tgtggaAGATTTAGTACATTGAGAAACTTTTTGCCCGatgaattaaacaaaaatacaAGTTTTCAATTTCATAATAATGGGAATATTAAGAATTATTGCCCTAATGGAGATTCAGGGGAAAAGGAATGTAAGACTGAGctcgataaaataaatgctgCATGTCTATGGTTGCTCGAGCAAACTATTGTTAATAGGATTAATGATTTAAGTAAAGATCAACCTaatgtatttattatatacattatgatatggttaagtcaTATGTTAAAACTAAAGAACGTTAATGGCATCAACAACCTAAAAGATTTTTATACAAactatatagaaaataatacgCATTATACTAATTGTAAAAAAGGTGATAATGATTGTAGTAGTTCATTAAAAGATAAATTtggatataataattttaaggagtttataaaagaaaacgAATGCTTTATGAGTATTAGTATTACAGAAATGtctaaatattataatgcatttaaattattatgtgaaaTGTATACTGAAGGTAATACAGACGAATCAAGTTGCACGAAAAGTTTGGAACATGCTAAAgaatttgttgaaaaatataaagagcTTAGTGAAGATTCTAGTATTGCTGAAAACAGTTCATGTAGTCAAATATTGTCTAGtttatcaactgattataataatttaaaaaaaaaatgtaatgaaCTTGGATGTAACGATTTTCCACTCCTTCAAGAGATAAAAACAACACAAGATCATGTAAAAAGTTCTAAAGATAACTCTGAACAAATTTATGGACAAAGTTCTGAAGctacatcatcaagttcgtcgataacaaacaaattaattccagttTTATCGACATTTGCTGCAATACCAATATTCTTgggaattttttataag tattcgttatttggatttagGAAACGACCTCAAAAACagcatttaagagaaaagctaaaaaaataa